The following are from one region of the Hyalangium gracile genome:
- a CDS encoding DUF4398 domain-containing protein, with product MKQLTVLVAVVGALTGCGPVRSTANILDAEVQIQAARTAGAEKLAPYEWTAANLYIYKAREEVGYSDYQAGVDFAVKASKYANEAREKAMATAGAEPTSTDGRPNP from the coding sequence ATGAAGCAGCTGACGGTACTGGTGGCAGTGGTGGGCGCCCTCACCGGGTGTGGCCCGGTGCGCTCGACCGCGAACATCCTCGACGCCGAGGTGCAGATCCAGGCGGCGCGCACCGCGGGAGCCGAGAAGCTGGCCCCCTACGAGTGGACCGCCGCCAACCTCTACATCTACAAGGCGCGCGAGGAGGTGGGCTACTCGGACTACCAGGCCGGCGTGGACTTCGCCGTGAAGGCCTCCAAGTACGCCAACGAGGCCCGTGAGAAGGCCATGGCCACCGCCGGCGCCGAGCCCACCTCGACCGACGGCCGCCCCAACCCGTGA
- a CDS encoding HEAT repeat domain-containing protein: protein MPSRSIGLAVLLLASLALAGPRSTQKRISARAQVDEQVEQLMRGASVPSTVSRLRYIGEREYAAGQLHSLLSKVLEDRTRRNIVAVLAGLEVRNAESALARLAGDEDSTVRMYAAQGLGKLRSRQVAVLMPLLEDKSLGVRKEAAKALGASGNPAMSKVLLAALKKETELEVRAEMLVAAGRAGDSKQAPALKGFLTSDSESTRFAAAKGLCLMGSEDGFAFANKLLASEDKYVRRQGLELYEGVPAKKASPVLSPLLKDADRTLAAGAARLMYQGGDKKMLEWLVLSSWEAKGEEKFAYEKELETLQLADDQRKAILRKAGVVK from the coding sequence ATGCCCTCCCGTTCCATTGGCCTGGCCGTCCTCCTGCTCGCCTCCCTGGCGTTGGCGGGGCCTCGCTCCACCCAGAAGCGGATCAGCGCCCGCGCCCAGGTGGACGAGCAGGTGGAGCAGCTGATGCGGGGCGCCTCGGTGCCCAGCACCGTCTCGCGCCTGCGCTACATTGGCGAACGCGAGTACGCGGCCGGGCAGCTCCACTCGCTCCTGAGCAAGGTGCTGGAGGATCGCACCCGCCGTAACATCGTCGCCGTCCTGGCCGGGCTGGAGGTGCGCAACGCCGAGTCCGCGCTGGCGCGCCTGGCGGGAGATGAAGACAGCACGGTGCGCATGTACGCCGCGCAGGGCCTGGGGAAGCTGCGAAGCCGCCAGGTGGCGGTGCTGATGCCGCTCTTGGAGGACAAGAGCCTGGGGGTGCGCAAGGAGGCGGCCAAGGCGCTGGGAGCCTCGGGCAACCCCGCCATGAGCAAGGTGCTGCTCGCCGCCCTGAAGAAGGAGACGGAGCTGGAGGTGCGCGCCGAGATGCTCGTGGCGGCCGGACGCGCCGGAGACTCCAAGCAGGCCCCGGCCCTCAAGGGCTTCCTCACCAGCGACTCGGAGAGCACCCGCTTCGCCGCGGCCAAGGGGCTGTGCCTGATGGGCTCCGAGGACGGCTTCGCCTTCGCCAACAAGCTGCTCGCCTCGGAGGACAAGTACGTGCGCCGCCAGGGGCTGGAGCTCTACGAGGGCGTGCCCGCGAAGAAGGCCTCGCCCGTGCTCTCGCCGCTGCTCAAGGACGCCGATCGCACGCTGGCCGCGGGCGCCGCGCGCCTGATGTACCAGGGCGGGGACAAGAAGATGCTGGAGTGGCTCGTGCTGTCCTCCTGGGAGGCCAAGGGCGAGGAGAAGTTCGCCTACGAGAAGGAGCTGGAGACGCTGCAGCTGGCCGATGATCAGCGCAAGGCCATCCTCCGCAAGGCAGGCGTGGTGAAATGA